A window from gamma proteobacterium SS-5 encodes these proteins:
- the rpsR gene encoding 30S ribosomal protein S18 has translation MSRQFRRKKYCRFTAEGITEIDYKDLNLLKAFVSESGKIVPSRITGTSAKYQRQLASAIKHARYLALLPYTDQH, from the coding sequence ATGTCACGCCAGTTTCGCCGCAAAAAGTATTGCCGTTTCACCGCCGAGGGCATCACCGAGATCGACTACAAGGATCTCAACCTGCTCAAGGCCTTCGTCAGTGAGAGCGGCAAGATAGTCCCCAGCCGCATCACCGGCACCAGTGCCAAGTATCAACGCCAGTTGGCCAGCGCCATCAAGCATGCCCGTTATCTGGCCCTGCTGCCCTATACCGACCAGCATTGA
- the rpsF gene encoding 30S ribosomal protein S6: protein MRHYEIVFMVHPDQSEQVPAMVERYRSSIEGRGGKIHRLEDWGRRQLAYPINKVHKAHYVLMNVECDNEALAELDSAFRFNDAVIRNLVLSRKGPVTTTSLLAKGEEREGARPASRDDEANAGRSDDEESEEE from the coding sequence ATGCGTCATTATGAAATCGTGTTCATGGTCCATCCGGATCAGAGCGAGCAGGTTCCCGCCATGGTGGAGCGTTACCGCTCCAGCATCGAAGGCAGGGGTGGCAAGATCCATCGTCTGGAGGACTGGGGTCGTCGCCAGCTGGCCTATCCCATCAATAAGGTGCACAAGGCGCACTATGTTCTGATGAACGTCGAGTGCGACAACGAGGCCCTGGCCGAGTTGGACAGCGCCTTCCGCTTCAACGATGCAGTCATCCGCAACCTGGTGCTCAGCCGCAAGGGCCCTGTCACCACCACTTCGCTGCTGGCCAAGGGCGAGGAACGCGAGGGCGCGCGCCCCGCTTCCCGTGATGATGAGGCTAACGCTGGCCGCTCGGACGATGAAGAGTCCGAGGAAGAATAG